Proteins encoded within one genomic window of Ailuropoda melanoleuca isolate Jingjing chromosome 16, ASM200744v2, whole genome shotgun sequence:
- the ETFRF1 gene encoding electron transfer flavoprotein regulatory factor 1, with the protein MKMANSLRGEVLNLYKNLLYLGRDYPKGADYFKRRLKNVFLKNKDVKDPQKIKELIGRGEFVMKELEALYFLRKYRAMKQRYYSDQQN; encoded by the exons ATGAAAATGGCCAATTCTTTAAGAGGAGAAGTACtgaatctttataaaaat ctgCTGTATCTTGGACGAGACTATCCAAAAGGAGCAGACTATTTTAAAAGGCGTCTGAAGAATGTTTTCCTAAAAAACAAAGATGTGAAGGACCCACAGAAGATCAAAGAACTTATTGGACGGGGCGAATTTGTAATGAAAGAGCTAGAAGCTTTATACTTCCTTAGGAAATACAGAGCGATGAAACAACGCTATTAttcagatcaacaaaactaa